The proteins below are encoded in one region of Ricinus communis isolate WT05 ecotype wild-type chromosome 6, ASM1957865v1, whole genome shotgun sequence:
- the LOC8287247 gene encoding uncharacterized protein LOC8287247 isoform X2 produces the protein MSASVQDLESLLPSQFLDLSTIVGTECSEEDDFLYCLTLAADTKNWVMGGSPESVLGGIGSWSLSPPTTPFGTRNDTWDDPFYTVADHIARLKINKNCNCRDQKGLLRPARIQNQETVVRNQSFGHSSWQLNQYQQQHQVKLNHKCSSVWGKQQAKATGWHVHPQPHNQQIQSRGTSNVGRPLGLPQSSWPPLQPNNKHHQQSSAGTRALSVNGTGVKRECVGTGVFLPRRYGNDTTDHRKTSACISVLHTAKHVDALKLNLEDVNMQGNPQSRFNIDLASDYDAWIAKRNTLLAQQKRKLNPDQCVLTHEIQLPQEWIY, from the exons atgtCTGCCTCCGTTCAAGATTTAGAATCTCTGCTTCCATCTCAGTTTCTTGACTTGAGTACGATTGTTGGCACAGAGTGTAGTGAAGAGGATGATTTCTTGTACTGCTTGACACTTGCTGCCGATACCAAG AATTGGGTAATGGGTGGATCGCCAGAATCTGTACTGGGCGGAATCGGAAGTTGGTCGTTGTCGCCTCCAACGACTCCGTTTGGGACTAGAAATGATACATGGGATGATCCATTTTATACAGTTGCTGATCATATTGCGAGGTTAAAGATAAACAAGAACTGTAACTGTCGGGATCAGAAGGGATTGCTGCGTCCTGCAAGGATCCAGAATCAAGAAACAGTAGTGAGAAATCAAAGTTTTGGTCACAGTTCTTGGCAGTTAAATCAG TACCAGCAGCAGCATCAAGTGAAGCTAAACCACAAGTGCTCTTCAGTTTGGGGAAAGCAGCAAGCAAAGGCAACTGGCTGGCATGTTCACCCCCAGCCCCACAACCAACAAATCCAGAGCAGAGGAACAAGTAATGTAGGGCGTCCTCTAGGTCTGCCTCAGTCTTCTTGGCCACCTCTGCAACCAAATAATAAACACCATCAACAGTCTAGTGCAGGCACCAGAGCTCTTTCGGTCAATGGAACTGGTGTTAAACGAGAGTGCGTTGGCACTGGGGTTTTCTTGCCTCGCAGATATGGCAATGACACCACTGATCACAGAAAGACATCCG CTTGCATTTCAGTTCTGCATACAGCAAAGCATGTCGATGCTCTGAAATTGAACCTTGAGGACGTGAACATGCAGGGCAATCCCCAATCACGTTTTAACATTGATCTTGCCTCTGATTACG ATGCTTGGATAGCAAAAAGAAATACCCTTTTGGCCCAGCAAAAGAGGAAGTTAAATCCTGATCAATGTGTACTCACTCATGAAATACAATTGCCTCAAGAGTGGATATATTGA
- the LOC8287252 gene encoding uncharacterized protein LOC8287252, which translates to MRKLCPNFDREDGLDTVLEVPIPEEMFGSNKNGNRSWQNMKAWIRPQTDKSIANLFGGKNTEIQLLLGVVGAPLIPLPIRCDHQFINRNMKDEPIEASMAKYIVQQYIAAVGGEGALNSVDSMYAMGKVRMAASEFCAGEGSLNNKVLKVKNMRNGGGEMGGFVLWQKRPDLWCLELVVSGCKISAGSDGKVAWRQTPWHHSHASRGPPRPLRRFLQGLDPKSTANLFSNSICAGEKAINGEDCFILKLEAETSSLRARSTSNVEMIRHTVWGYFSQRTGLLVQLEDSHLLRIKASGNDSIFWETSMESTIHDYRTIDGINIAHGGRTSVSLFRFGENSESHSRTRMEEVWTIEEVDFNIKGLSMDCFLPPSDLKKDGEESYVVTGNAKLPLKMRSTSTRISSSKVVAIDVDDSDNSDDEDLDEY; encoded by the exons ATGAGGAAACTTTGTCCTAATTTTGATAGAGAAGATGGGTTGGACACAGTCCTTGAGGTTCCAATCCCAGAGGAGATGTTTGGTTCTAACAAGAATGGGAACAGGTCATGGCAGAATATGAAAGCTTGGATAAGACCGCAGACAGATAAATCCATTGCTAATTTATTTGGTGGTAAGAATACAGAGATCCAGCTCTTGCTTGGTGTTGTTGGTGCTCCTTTGATCCCTCTTCCTATTCGTTGTGATCATCAGTTCATCAATCGTAATATGAAAGACGAACCTATT GAGGCATCAATGGCGAAATACATAGTGCAACAATATATAGCAGCAGTTGGAGGGGAGGGGGCATTGAATTCAGTAGACAGCATGTATGCAATGGGAAAGGTGAGAATGGCGGCATCAGAATTTTGTGCAGGAGAAGGGAGCTTAAACAATAAGGTGTTGAAAGTAAAGAACATGAGAAATGGAGGTGGAGAGATGGGAGGTTTCGTTCTATGGCAGAAAAGGCCTGACTTGTGGTGCTTAGAGTTAGTGGTTTCTGGCTGCAAAATTAGTGCTGGTAGTGATGGCAAGGTTGCTTGGAGGCAGACCCCTTGGCACCATTCCCATGCTTCTAGAGGCCCACCCAGGCCCCTCCGCCGTTTTCTTCAG GGTCTTGATCCAAAGTCCACAGCTAACTTATTCTCCAACTCCATTTGCGCTGGTGAAAAGGCGATCAACGGTGAGGATTGTTTCATATTAAAACTTGAAGCTGAAACCTCATCACTAAGAGCAAGAAGCACAAGCAATGTAGAAATGATAAGGCACACAGTTTGGGGTTACTTCAGTCAAAGAACTGGCCTGTTAGTCCAGTTAGAAGACTCTCATCTTTTGAGAATTAAAGCTTCAGGAAATGACAGCATTTTCTGGGAGACATCAATGGAGTCCACAATTCATGATTATAGGACTATTGATGGCATTAACATCGCACATGGGGGCAGAACCTCAGTTTCATTGTTTAGGTTTGGTGAGAACTCAGAAAGCCATTCAAGAACAAGAATGGAAGAAGTCTGGACTATTGAAGAAGTTGACTTTAACATAAAAGGGCTGTCTATGGATTGCTTTTTGCCCCCTAGTGACTTGAAGAAAGACGGAGAAGAAAGTTATGTTGTTACTGGTAATGCAAAATTACCATTGAAGATGAGATCAACTTCTACTAGGATTAGTTCATCCAAGGTTGTTGCCATCGATGTTGATGATTCGGATAATAGTGACGATGAAGACCTTGATGAATATTGA
- the LOC8287251 gene encoding 18.1 kDa class I heat shock protein yields the protein MALSIGGRRSNIFDPFSLDIWDPFEGFPLFTGTVANVPSTQRETAAMATTRVDWRETPEAHKFTVDLPGLKKEEVKVEVEDGRVLQISGERSREQEDKDDKWHRVERSSGKFLRRFRLPENAKMDEIKATMENGVLNVIVPKEEPKKPEIKSIEISTSRSQDPTHT from the coding sequence ATGGCTCTAAGCATTGGAGGCAGAAGGAGCAACATCTTCGATCCTTTCTCACTAGACATCTGGGATCCGTTTGAGGGCTTCCCTCTATTCACCGGAACTGTGGCCAATGTCCCATCAACTCAGCGCGAGACAGCCGCGATGGCCACCACACGGGTGGATTGGAGAGAGACTCCAGAGGCTCACAAATTCACTGTTGATCTTCCAGGATTAAAGAAAGAGGAAGTGAAAGTGGAAGTTGAGGATGGAAGGGTACTCCAAATCAGTGGAGAGAGGAGCAGAGAGCAAGAGGACAAGGATGATAAGTGGCATCGAGTTGAGAGAAGCAGTGGCAAGTTCCTGAGGAGGTTCAGGTTGCCAGAGAATGCAAAGATGGATGAAATCAAAGCTACTATGGAGAACGGTGTGCTTAATGTTATTGTGCCTAAGGAGGAGCCAAAGAAACCTGAGATTAAGTCTATTGAGATCAGTACTTCTCGCTCCCAGGACCCAACTCATACTTGA
- the LOC8287248 gene encoding 17.3 kDa class I heat shock protein: MSLVPSSIFGGRRTNIFDPFSLDIWDPFHDFPFTSTALATPRSEIANETSAFANTRMDWKETPEAHVFKADLPGLKKEEVKVEIEEGKVLQISGERSKEKEEKNDKWHRVERSSGKFMRRFRLPDNAKIDQVKASMENGVLTVTVPKEEVKKPDVKAIDISG, from the coding sequence ATGTCTCTTGTTCCGAGCAGCATTTTTGGTGGCCGAAGAACCAACATCTTCGACCCATTCTCTCTTGATATCTGGGACCCTTTCCATGACTTCCCATTTACAAGCACAGCCCTAGCAACTCCTCGGTCTGAAATCGCCAACGAGACATCGGCGTTCGCGAACACACGCATGGACTGGAAAGAAACACCTGAAGCTCATGTTTTCAAGGCTGATCTCCCAGGgctaaagaaagaagaagtgAAGGTGGAGATAGAGGAAGGTAAGGTTTTGCAAATAAGTGGTGAAAGAAGCAAAGAGAAGGAAGAGAAGAACGATAAGTGGCATAGAGTTGAAAGATCAAGTGGGAAGTTTATGAGAAGGTTTAGATTGCCAGATAACGCTAAGATTGATCAGGTTAAAGCTAGCATGGAGAATGGAGTTTTGACTGTTACTGTTCCTAAAGAGGAGGTCAAGAAACCTGATGTGAAGGCCATTGATATCTCtggttaa
- the LOC8287250 gene encoding UDP-glycosyltransferase 76F1 encodes MMQRNGKRLVLFPLPLQGHINPMLQLANILHSKGFSITIIHTNFNSPDPSKYPHFTFHFLQENLTETESSTTDVLDLLSLLNIKCIAPFRNCLSSLLSDVSQEAVACLISDAIFHFTQAVANSLKLPRIVLRTGGASSFVVFAAFPFLREKGYLPIQESKLEEPVKEFPPLKVKDIPVINTCHQEDLYQLVVNMVNETRASSGLIMNTYEDLEQLALASLREEFHIPIFPIGPFHKCSLPSSSSLLVQDESCISWLDKQTPKSVIYVSFGSIAAINDTELSEIAWGLANSKQPFLWVLRIGLVRGKEWLEPLPFGFLEEVKDRGQIIKWAPQLEVLAHQAIGAFWTHNSWNSTLESICEGVPMISMPCFTDQKVNARYVSDVWRIGLHLENGIDRGKVERIIKRLMAEKGGEEIRNRIECLKEKAKLSLCQGGSSCQSLDSLVAHIFSFESVIFQSQ; translated from the exons ATGATGCAAAGAAATGGTAAGCGATTAGTTCTCTTTCCATTACCACTGCAAGGGCACATTAACCCTATGCTTCAACTTGCAAATATCCTCCATTCTAAAGGTTTCTCTATCACCATAATCCATACGAATTTCAACTCCCCAGACCCTTCAAAATATCCCCACTTCACCTTCCATTTCCTTCAAGAAAACCTGACTGAAACTGAATCCTCAACAACAGATGTCTTAGATCTACTTTCACTTCTTAACATCAAATGCATTGCGCCTTTTCGCAATTGCTTGTCTAGTTTGTTATCTGATGTATCACAAGAGGCTGTTGCTTGCTTAATCTCAGATGCTATCTTTCACTTCACACAAGCTGTTGCTAATAGCCTCAAGCTTCCAAGAATTGTGTTGAGGACTGGTGGTGCTTCATCTTTTGTTGTTTTCGCCGCCTTCCCATTTCTAAGGGAAAAAGGTTACCTTCCTATTCAAG AGTCTAAATTGGAAGAGCCAGTGAAAGAGTTTCCTCCGCTTAAAGTGAAGGACATCCCAGTGATCAACACATGCCACCAAGAAGATCTATACCAATTAGTAGTGAACATGGTGAATGAAACCAGGGCATCTTCAGGACTGATAATGAACACCTATGAAGATCTTGAGCAACTTGCATTAGCTTCACTTAGGGAGGAATTTCACATCCCAATATTCCCAATAGGACCTTTCCATAAGTGCTCACTACCCTCTTCAAGTAGCCTGTTAGTACAAGATGAAAGTTGCATTTCCTGGCTGGACAAACAAACACCAAAATCGGTAATATATGTAAGCTTTGGTAGTATTGCTGCCATAAATGACACTGAGCTTTCGGAGATAGCATGGGGGCTAGCCAACAGCAAGCAGCCCTTCTTGTGGGTGCTTAGGATTGGATTAGTCCGCGGCAAGGAATGGCTTGAACCACTGCCTTTTGGGTTCCTAGAGGAGGTCAAAGATAGAGGGCAGATTATCAAATGGGCACCTCAACTAGAAGTGCTAGCTCATCAAGCAATAGGTGCATTTTGGACTCATAATAGTTGGAATTCTACATTGGAGAGTATCTGTGAAGGGGTTCCAATGATATCTATGCCTTGCTTCACAGACCAAAAAGTCAATGCGAGATATGTTAGTGATGTATGGAGAATTGGGTTGCATTTAGAGAATGGAATAGACAGAGGGAAAGTAGAGAGGATCATCAAAAGATTAATGGCAGAGAAAGGAGGAGAAGAGATTAGAAACAGAATCGAGTGCCTGAAAGAGAAGGCAAAGCTTTCTTTGTGCCAAGGTGGCTCTTCATGCCAATCTTTGGATAGCTTAGTTgctcatattttttcttttgagtcTGTAATTTTTCAGAGTCAGTAG
- the LOC125370376 gene encoding 7-deoxyloganetic acid glucosyl transferase-like gives MYHPLQHFLYSEMEQCSIPPPPPHVLIFPALGQGHVNSMLKLAELLALAGLKVTFLNFEYIHENLFRCSDVQARFDKYPGFQFKTIPNCWPPGRRPGNTSDTLRQLLETMKMQSTPIFQKIVVECNIAAPINCIIGDMLMGFVYDVASEVGIPAIQFHTISPCSVWTYLSIPDVLEAQELPVKGKEDMDRLITKVPGMENFLRRRDLPNFCQEASDPSLLIITKEMRESQALILNTFEELDKEILAQIRTHYPKTYTIGPLHMLLKSRLTSIKKHATSNSIVEMDRSCINWLDKQPKRSVLFVSFGSTTLMTRDQMMEFWHGIVNSKIMFLWVLRPQSITAKDGDDLERFLDEFEVGPKESGYIVRWAPQEEVLGHKATGGFLTHSGWNSTLESIAAGVPMICWPYFGDQQVNSRFVSEVWKVGLDMKDVCDREIVEKMVIDLMVNRREEFVRSSTRMTEAAKNSVKDGGSSSCNLESLMKDIRLMNMH, from the exons ATGTACCACCCACTTCAACACTTCCTTTACTCAGAGATGGAGCAGTGCTCAattcctcctcctcctcctcatGTGTTAATCTTTCCTGCCCTAGGCCAAGGCCATGTAAACTCCATGCTTAAACTAGCTGAGCTTTTAGCCCTTGCCGGTCTAAAGGTTACCTTCCTAAATTTCGAGTATATCCATGAAAATCTATTTCGTTGTTCAGATGTTCAAGCTCGTTTTGACAAATATCCTGGATTCCAGTTCAAAACCATACCAAATTGTTGGCCACCAGGTCGCCGACCTGGAAATACATCAGATACGTTGAGACAGTTATTAGAGACAATGAAAATGCAGAGCACGCCAATTTTCCAGAAGATTGTAGTAGAGTGTAACATTGCTGCACCAATTAATTGTATCATCGGAGATATGTTAATGGGATTTGTCTATGATGTTGCCAGTGAGGTTGGGATTCCAGCTATTCAATTTCATACCATTAGTCCTTGTTCAGTCTGGACGTATCTTTCTATTCCTGACGTTCTTGAAGCACAAGAACTTCCTGTCAAAG gaaaagaagatatgGATCGATTGATAACAAAAGTACCAGGCATGGAAAACTTTCTCAGGCGTCGAGATCTTCCAAATTTTTGCCAAGAAGCTTCAGATCCTAGCCTCTTAATCATCACAAAGGAGATGAGAGAATCCCAAGCACTCATCCTCAACACATTTGAAGAACTAGATAAAGAAATACTTGCACAAATTCGCACTCACTACCCAAAAACCTACACCATTGGACCCCTCCACATGCTCTTGAAATCAAGACTAACAAGCATCAAGAAGCATGCAACCTCCAACAGTATCGTGGAAATGGATAGAAGCTGTATAAATTGGTTGGATAAGCAACCAAAGCGTTCTGTGCTCTTCGTGAGCTTTGGTAGTACTACATTAATGACAAGAGACCAAATGATGGAATTCTGGCATGGTATTGTTAATAGCAAGATAATGTTTTTGTGGGTTCTAAGGCCTCAGTCTATCACTGCTAAAGATGGTGATGATCTTGAAAGATTTCTTGATGAGTTTGAGGTTGGGCCTAAGGAAAGTGGGTATATTGTGAGATGGGCACCTCAGGAAGAGGTTTTAGGGCACAAGGCAACTGGTGGATTTTTGACACATAGTGGATGGAACTCAACTTTGGAAAGTATAGCCGCTGGTGTGCCTATGATTTGTTGGCCTTATTTTGGTGATCAGCAAGTGAACAGTAGGTTTGTGAGTGAGGTTTGGAAGGTGGGCTTGGACATGAAGGATGTGTGTGACAGAGAGATTGTTGAGAAGATGGTGATTGATCTGATGGTGAATAGGAGGGAGGAGTTTGTGAGATCATCGACTAGGATGACAGAAGCGGCAAAAAACAGTGTGAAAGATGGTGGATCTTCTTCTTGTAATTTGGAAAGTTTGATGAAAGATATAAGGTTGATGAACATGCACTGA
- the LOC8287249 gene encoding 7-deoxyloganetic acid glucosyl transferase — MYHPLQHFLYSEMEQCSIPPPPPHVLIFPAPGQGHVNSMLKLAELLALAGLKITFLNFEYIHENLFRCSDVQARFDKYPGFQFKTIPNCWPEGRRIGNTSDTLRELLEAMKMQSKPIFKKILVECNITAPINCIIGDMLMGFVYDVASEVGIPAIQFHTISACSVLTFLSIPDVLAAQELPVKGKEDMDQLITKVPGMENFLRRRDLPDFCQEASDPSLLIITKEMRESQALILNTFEELDKEILAQIRTHYPKTYTIGPLHMLLKSRLTSIKKQELYTTSNSIVEVDRSCINWLDKQPKRSVLFVSFGSTTLMTRDQMMEFWHGIVNSKIRFLWVLRPQSITAKDGDDLERFLDEFEVGPKESGYIVRWAPQEEVLGHKATGGFLTHSGWNSTLESIAAGVPMICWPYYGDQQVNSRFVSAVWKVGLDMKDVCDREIVEKMVIDLMVNRKEEFVGSSTRMAEAAKNSVKDGGSSFCNLESLIKDIRLMSM; from the exons ATGTACCACCCACTTCAACACTTCCTTTACTCAGAGATGGAGCAGTGCTCAattcctcctcctcctcctcatGTGTTAATCTTTCCTGCCCCAGGCCAAGGCCATGTAAACTCCATGCTTAAACTAGCTGAGCTTTTAGCCCTTGCCGGTTTAAAGATTACCTTCCTAAATTTCGAGTATATCCATGAAAATCTATTTCGTTGTTCAGATGTTCAAGCTCGTTTTGACAAATATCCTGGATTCCAATTCAAAACCATACCAAATTGTTGGCCGGAAGGACGCCGAATTGGAAATACATCAGATACGTTGAGGGAGTTATTAGAGGCAATGAAAATGCAGAGCAAGCCGATTTTCAAGAAGATTCTGGTTGAGTGTAACATTACTGCACCAATTAATTGTATAATCGGAGATATGTTAATGGGATTTGTCTATGATGTTGCCAGTGAGGTTGGAATTCCAGCTATTCAATTTCATACCATTAGTGCTTGTTCGGTCTTGACGTTTCTTTCAATTCCTGACGTTCTTGCAGCTCAAGAACTTCCTGTCAAAG gaaaagaagatatgGACCAATTGATAACAAAAGTACCAGGCATGGAAAACTTTCTCCGGCGCAGAGATCTTCCAGATTTCTGCCAAGAAGCTTCAGATCCTAGCCTCTTGATCATCACAAAGGAGATGAGAGAATCCCAAGCACTCATCCTCAACACATTTGAAGAACTAGATAAAGAAATACTTGCACAAATTCGCACTCACTACCCAAAAACATACACCATTGGACCCCTCCACATGCTCTTGAAATCAAGACTAACAAGCATCAAGAAGCAGGAACTATATACAACCTCCAACAGTATCGTGGAAGTGGATAGAAGCTGTATAAATTGGTTGGATAAGCAACCAAAGCGTTCTGTGCTCTTCGTAAGCTTTGGTAGTACTACATTAATGACAAGAGACCAAATGATGGAATTCTGGCATGGTATTGTTAATAGCAAGATAAGGTTTTTGTGGGTTCTAAGGCCTCAGTCTATCACTGCTAAAGATGGTGATGATCTTGAAAGATTTCTTGATGAGTTTGAGGTTGGACCTAAGGAAAGTGGGTATATTGTGAGATGGGCACCTCAGGAAGAGGTTTTAGGGCACAAGGCAACTGGTGGATTTTTGACACATAGTGGATGGAACTCAACTTTGGAAAGTATAGCCGCTGGTGTGCCTATGATTTGTTGGCCTTATTATGGTGATCAGCAAGTGAACAGCAGGTTTGTGAGTGCGGTTTGGAAGGTGGGCTTGGACATGAAGGATGTGTGCGACAGAGAAATTGTTGAGAAGATGGTGATTGATCTGATGGTGAATAGGAAGGAGGAGTTTGTGGGTTCATCGACTAGGATGGCAGAAGCAGCAAAAAACAGTGTCAAAGATGGTGGATCTTCTTTCTGTAATTTGGAGAGTTTGATAAAAGATATAAGGTTGATGAGCATGTAG
- the LOC8287247 gene encoding uncharacterized protein LOC8287247 isoform X1, with translation MSASVQDLESLLPSQFLDLSTIVGTECSEEDDFLYCLTLAADTKKNWVMGGSPESVLGGIGSWSLSPPTTPFGTRNDTWDDPFYTVADHIARLKINKNCNCRDQKGLLRPARIQNQETVVRNQSFGHSSWQLNQYQQQHQVKLNHKCSSVWGKQQAKATGWHVHPQPHNQQIQSRGTSNVGRPLGLPQSSWPPLQPNNKHHQQSSAGTRALSVNGTGVKRECVGTGVFLPRRYGNDTTDHRKTSACISVLHTAKHVDALKLNLEDVNMQGNPQSRFNIDLASDYDAWIAKRNTLLAQQKRKLNPDQCVLTHEIQLPQEWIY, from the exons atgtCTGCCTCCGTTCAAGATTTAGAATCTCTGCTTCCATCTCAGTTTCTTGACTTGAGTACGATTGTTGGCACAGAGTGTAGTGAAGAGGATGATTTCTTGTACTGCTTGACACTTGCTGCCGATACCAAG AAGAATTGGGTAATGGGTGGATCGCCAGAATCTGTACTGGGCGGAATCGGAAGTTGGTCGTTGTCGCCTCCAACGACTCCGTTTGGGACTAGAAATGATACATGGGATGATCCATTTTATACAGTTGCTGATCATATTGCGAGGTTAAAGATAAACAAGAACTGTAACTGTCGGGATCAGAAGGGATTGCTGCGTCCTGCAAGGATCCAGAATCAAGAAACAGTAGTGAGAAATCAAAGTTTTGGTCACAGTTCTTGGCAGTTAAATCAG TACCAGCAGCAGCATCAAGTGAAGCTAAACCACAAGTGCTCTTCAGTTTGGGGAAAGCAGCAAGCAAAGGCAACTGGCTGGCATGTTCACCCCCAGCCCCACAACCAACAAATCCAGAGCAGAGGAACAAGTAATGTAGGGCGTCCTCTAGGTCTGCCTCAGTCTTCTTGGCCACCTCTGCAACCAAATAATAAACACCATCAACAGTCTAGTGCAGGCACCAGAGCTCTTTCGGTCAATGGAACTGGTGTTAAACGAGAGTGCGTTGGCACTGGGGTTTTCTTGCCTCGCAGATATGGCAATGACACCACTGATCACAGAAAGACATCCG CTTGCATTTCAGTTCTGCATACAGCAAAGCATGTCGATGCTCTGAAATTGAACCTTGAGGACGTGAACATGCAGGGCAATCCCCAATCACGTTTTAACATTGATCTTGCCTCTGATTACG ATGCTTGGATAGCAAAAAGAAATACCCTTTTGGCCCAGCAAAAGAGGAAGTTAAATCCTGATCAATGTGTACTCACTCATGAAATACAATTGCCTCAAGAGTGGATATATTGA
- the LOC125370366 gene encoding 17.3 kDa class I heat shock protein-like, which produces MSLVPSSIFGGRRTNIFDPFSLDIWDPFHDFPFTSTALATPRSEIANETSAFANTRMNWKETPEAHVFKADLPGLKKEEVKAEIEEGKVLQIRGERSKEKEEKNDKWHRVERSSGKFMRRFRLPDNAKIDQVKASMENGVLTVTVPKEEVKKPDVKAIDISG; this is translated from the coding sequence ATGTCTCTTGTTCCGAGCAGCATTTTTGGTGGCCGAAGAACCAACATCTTCGACCCATTCTCTCTTGATATCTGGGACCCTTTCCATGACTTCCCATTTACAAGCACAGCCCTAGCAACTCCTCGGTCTGAAATCGCCAATGAGACATCCGCGTTCGCGAACACACGCATGAACTGGAAAGAAACACCTGAAGCTCATGTTTTCAAGGCTGATCTCCCAGGgctaaagaaagaagaagtgAAGGCGGAGATAGAGGAAGGTAAGGTTTTGCAAATAAGGGGTGAAAGAAGCAAGGAGAAGGAAGAGAAGAACGATAAGTGGCATAGAGTGGAAAGATCAAGTGGGAAGTTTATGAGAAGGTTTAGATTGCCAGATAACGCTAAGATTGATCAGGTTAAAGCGAGCATGGAGAATGGAGTTTTGACTGTTACTGTTCCTAAAGAGGAGGTCAAGAAACCTGATGTGAAGGCCATTGATATCTCTGgctaa